The following nucleotide sequence is from Austwickia chelonae.
CCTGATCAGCACCTGCACGCCGGCGACATGGTGGGCGGGGACGGCCAGCAGCCAGTCACCCGGGCCGTGGAGCCGCTCCTCGGTCGCGCGTGCGCTGGCCCGGAGCGCAGCAGCGGTGAGCAGAGCACGTTTGGGTGTTCCTGTCGAGCCTGAGGTGCCGAGCACGGTGACCAGGTCGTCGGGCAGCTCCGCGGGGTCGTGCCCGGGCAGGACCGGTGGCGGCCCGTCCGCCGGGAACGGGACCACCGCGGGGCCATCGCCCTCGATCGCTGCCTGCCATGCCGTGAGGGACTCCACTGCACGCTCACCTGGATGGACGGGGAGCAGGACCAGGTCACGGGGCACAACGACACCATAGGCGACCGGTTCGCCCTACCGATGCCATGTCCGCGGCGCGTGACCGCGTCGAGGCTGCCCAGATGTGCAGACCCCTGTCCCGGCTAGACAACGGGGAGAATGACGACATGACGAATCGTGGAGTGGCAGTAGTGACCGGTGCGAGCAGTGGCATCGGCAGGGCGACCGCCCGCAGGCTCGCCCAGGACGGCTTCGAGGTGATCGCTGCCGCCCGGCGGCTCGACCGTCTCCAGGAGCTGGCAGCTGAGATCGGTTGTCGCGCGATACGCTGCGATGTCACGGACCCCGAGCAGGTCGAAGCCCTAGCCAGGGAAGCCGGTGAGCGGGTCGCCTTGCTGGTGAACAATGCTGGTGGAGCGATCGGGCTCTCGCCGGTGGCCGAGGCCGATCTGGGCGAGTACCGAACGATGTTCGAGACCAATGTGTTGGGCACCGTCGCCGTCACCAAGGCGCTCCTGCCTGCGCTCGTCGCCTCGGGGCAGGGCACGATCATCACGATCACCAGCATTGCCGGGCAGACGGTCTACGAAGGCGGCGGCGGATACAACGCAGCCAAGTTCGCTGAGGTCGCAGTCAGTGATGCCCTGCGTCTCGAGCTGAACGGGCAGCCTGTCCGGGTCTGCGACATCGCGCCAGGCATGGTCGAATCCGACGAATTCTCGCTGGTCCGTTTCGACGGGGACGCCGAGAAGGCCGCGAAGGTCTACGAAGGGGTCGACCGTCCGCTCACCCAGGACGACGTGGCCGAGTGCATCGCCTGGGTGGCTGAACTGCCCCACCACGTGAATGTCGACAAGCTCACGGTGAAACCGGTGGCCCAGGCTGCCGCACACAAGGTGCACCGCGGACCCATCTACCGTTGACGCCGATCGTCGGTGGTGCCGGAAGCTGTTGGCCCGGCCCCACCGACGGGATGCTCAGAAGTACCAGGGGAAGGGCGACCAGTCGGGGGCACGTTTCTCCAGGAACTGGTCACGGCCCTCGACGGCTTCATCCGTCATATAGGCCAGACGGGTTGCCTCCCCGGCGAAAACCTGCTGACCGACCAAACCGTCGTCGACCAGGTTGAAAGCGAATTTCAACATTCGCTGAGCCTGCGGCGACTTGCCCAGGATCTCCCGGGCGACCTCAAGGGCTTCGGTTTCCAGCTCGGCGTGTTCGCACACCAGGTTGACCGCGCCCATCCGCTGCATGTCCTCGGCAGAGTACGTGCGGCCCAGGAAGAAGATCTCCCGAGCAAATTTCTGCCCCACCATCCGCGCGAGATAGGCCGAGCCGTATCCGGCGTCGAAGGAACCCACGTCCGCATCGGTCTGTTTGAAACGGGCATGCTCCCGGGAGGCCAGGGTCAGGTCGCAGACGACGTGCAACGAATGTCCACCTCCGGCGGCCCAACCGTTGACCAGGGCGATCACCACCTTCGGCATCGTCCGGATCAGCCGTTGCACCTCCAGGATGTGCAGACGTCCGCCCTCGGCCTTGACCCGGGCCTCGTCCACCGATGATGCGGTCTCGTCGCCGGCCGTGGTGGCATTCTCCGAGGCGTACTGATACCCGCTACGGCCACGGATCCGCTGGTCACCGCCAGTGCAGAAGGCCCATTTGTCCGCTGCTCCGGTGCCCTGGGGTCCGGGCCCGTTCCCGGTGAGCAGGACCGCTCCGACGTCCGGGGTCATCCGGGCGTGGTCCAAGGCTCGGTAGAGCTCGTCCACGGTGTGGGGGCGAAAAGCGTTCATCACCTCCGGACGGTCGAAGGCGATGCGTACGGCGCCCAGGGTGCGCCCCGGAACCGGCCCTGGAAGGACGCAGCGGTGGTAAGTGATGTCGGTGAACTCGAACCCCGGTACCGGGGCCCAGGCCTCCGGGTCGAAGGTCGGCGAGATCGGTCGTGAGGTCGAGTTCTCGGCTGGTGTCATGGCGTCACTGGTCACATCGCCGATCCTAGGTGGACCTTCTCAGGGGTGACACGGGGTCGTTCTGAGGTCGGCGACAGGCCGGTGCGGATGAATCCGCCTGTCCCCAGGTGAAAAAGCTTCGGAAATGGTTGATAGCGGCCGATGTGACACATGCAGGAGCCACATTCACCGGACCCGCACCGGCACACACCCCGAGGGAGCCGCTCATGGCCCGCCGTATCCTCGTCGTCCCGTTGACCCCCGGGGCGGGAGTCACCTCTGCCTGCCTCGGGCTGGTCCACGCCCTGGAAGGACGACACCTGTCGGTGGGCTTCGCCAAACCTTTCGGGGACATACGCGGTGCCGTTGAGGACAGCTCAACCAGCTTGTTCCGCTTGGCGACCTCGTTACGGCCACCGCAGCCCATCGATGCCGCAGACCTGGAGAACAGGCTTGCCCTGGGACGGGTCTCTGGCGTGATGACCAATGCCGTGGAGTTGATCGCCGAACTCGACGACGAACACCAGATCCTCGTACTGGAGGGGATGGTGCCCTCCCGGGAACAGTTCTACGCCAGCAGGATGAACGGCGAACTCGCCCGTTCGCTCGACACCGAGGTCGTTCTCGTCGGAACGGTGGATGCCGGTAATGTCACCCGTTTCGCCGAATTCGCGGCCACCGTCGCCCAGATCTATCGCGTACATGGTCAGAGCAGAGTCGTCGGTGTCGTCGCCAACCGGGTCCCCGAGGGTGTCGACCACGGTGAACTGGCCGACGCCCTCCAGTCGCACGACCTGATGTGTGCGGCGATCGTCGACGACTACGACGAATTCGGAAGGCCGCGTGTCGCCGACCTGGTGCGTGAACTCGAGCTCGATGCGCTCTCCGGTGATCTCTCCAGGAGGGTCTCCTCGACCGTCATCGCCGCACAGACCATTCCGGGTTTCCTCCCGTACTTGACCGAGGGTGCTCTCGTCGTGGCCCCCGGCGACCGACACGACGTGCTCATGGCCGTAGCCCTGGCCGAGTCTGCCGGGATCCGGCTGGCCGGTCTGCTGATGACAGTGGGTGTCCACCCCGACCCGCAGGTGATGAGCCTGATCGAGCCGGCGCTCTCCGGAGAACTGCCTTTACTGGCCACCGGAGATGCGACCTTCCCGGTTGCCAGCCGCATCGTGAACATGGACCACAGCATCCCGGCCGATGACGAAGTACGGGCACGCCGGGTGATGGAGACCGTCGCGCAGAACTACGTTCCGGCCTTCCTCGATACCTTGTCCCAGCGCAGGCAGACCACTCGCACGACCCCTGCCCAGCTCCACGCCCACTTGCGGGCCCAGATGTCTCGTGGGCACGTACACCTGGCCATCACCGATGTCACCGATCACCGGATGATGCGGGCCCTCTACCTGCTGCAACGTCACGAAGCCCTGCGTTTCACCGCCTTGGTCAGCCAAGCCGTCCTGGACGAGCAACTGGCGCTCTTCGGTGAACGCAGACTCCCCATCAACGTGCGCGTGGTCGACCCGGCAGAGGAATCGGCCACGGCCACGGCACTGCATCAGGAGCTGACAGCGGCTGGTCTCCATCTCGACAAGGACTCACCCCTGTTGCACGCGCTGGCGCTCGTCCGTGACAGGGAGGTCGACGGTGTGGTGGGCGGCCTGAACGACACCCGGTCCCACTTCCTCGACACGATCCGAACCGTGATCCCCCTGGTCGCCGAAGCCCCGGTGATCTCGGCGGCCCAGGCCGTCCTGTTACCCGACGAGGTCGTCTTCGTCGCCGACACTCTGTTCACCGCGCATCCGGATGCCGCCACCTCCGCAGCCATCGCGATCCGGACGGCGGAGACCGCCCGCATGTGTGGCGTGCCGCCCTATGTGGCTTTCATCGCGCCGAGCTCGTCGTCACCGACCGCGGACCAGGATCGAGAAACGATTGCCGCCGCACGAGCGATCCTGGCGGAGCAGCGTCCTGACCTGGCAACCTGCGGGCCGCTCTCCTTCCACCAGGCCTCAGCAGAGGTCGCTTCCGAGCAAGGGCGCCCCTCGGTCTTCATCTTCTCCGATGTCGCCTCTGCGGCGGCCACCGCGAAAGCACTCGACCAAGGCACCGGCACCCGGGTCTACCCGCCACTGCTCCAAGGGCTGTCTACGGCGGCGAACTTGCTGCCCAAGGATGCAGACGTCGATCAGATCATGGATCTCATCGTGGCGACCGCCGTCCAAGCCGCCGATCTGGGGTGAGCCGGAAAAGCGCTGGGATATCCGGTTAGCCTGGGCAGATGTCTGACCCCTGCGCCGACCGGTTCGTCCTTGCGCCGCCGGATCTTCCGGATCTCCTCGCCGGGGCACGAGTCGTCCGAATTCCTCTACGGGTTCGTTTCCGAGGTGTGGAGGAACGTGAGGCGCTGCTGCTTCACGGCCCCGCGGGTTGGGGAGAGTTCGCGCCCTTCCTGGAATACGCGGACGACGAGGCGGCCCGGTGGCTCGGTGCAGCGGTGGAAGCAGCCTGGACAGGGCATCCTGGGCCCTGCCGCTCCACCGTGGCGGTGAATGCAACGATCCCTGCCATCGCCCCGGCACAGGTGACCTCGGTCCTGGCCAGATACGACGGTTGTCGCACGGCCAAGGTCAAGGTCGCCGAGCACGGGCAGACCCTGGCGGATGACCTGGCCCGAGTGGCCGAGGTGCGCGCGCTGATGGGGCCAGCTGCCCGGATACGGGTCGATGCGAATGGCGCCTGGACGGTGGACCAGGCCGTGGAAGCGATCTCCCGGCTGGCCAGACATGGCCTGGAGTATGTCGAACAACCGTGCGCGAGGGTGGAAGAACTCGCTCGACTACGGAGGGAACTGGCCGTCTCCGGGATCGACGTCCCGATCGCTGCGGACGAGTCGATCCGTAAGGCAGGCGACCCCATGGCGGTCCGTGACCTGGGCGCGGCAGATCTGATCGTGGTGAAAGTCGCTCCGCTGGGGGGTGTCCGTCGAGCTCTGCAGGTCGTGGAACAGGCCGGACTGCCAGCTGTGGTCTCCAGCGCTTTGGACACGTCAGTGGGTATCAGTGCTGGACTGGCCTTGGCGGCAGCACTGCCTCAACTCGAATACGCCTGTGGCTTAGGCACTTTAGAGCTGGCAGCCGGGGATGTCGCGGCCGACCCCCTGGTTCCGGTCAGTGGTGACCTCCACGTGCGCCGGCCGGAGTGCGACGAAGAACTCCTGGAACGATGGGCCGCGCCACCGGAGCGGGTGACCTGGTGGCGGGACCGGCTGACCCGCTGCCACCAGCTGCTGAACTGACCCCGCTTCGTCCTCTCGCAGCCCAGCGGATCAGAGCAACACCACCAGGAACAGGACGACCGCAGCAGCCTCGACCAATGCCCCCAGCACGTCCCCGGTGATTCCGCCCAGGCGGTGGACGACGAAGGACAGGACGAGTTCACAGGCCAGCATGGCACCGAGAACAGCACCCAAGGCGCCTATCGGGATCGACGTCCCCGGGAGAAGCGGACTCCCACCGGTGGCGGCAAAGGCCGATACGGACAGGATGGCAGCCGCAGTGACCGCCCAACACAGGAACCACCGGTACCAGGGGACCGCACCAGCGACAGCCTCGCCGAGCCCCTCAGGCCTGGCAGCGGGGACACCGGCCCGGGTGCCGGTCGCCAGCGCAGCCCGGGATGCCGCGATGAGCACAGCGGCGACAGCCCACCCCCAGGGCCGGACAAGAACCGCTCCGAGGCAAGCCGCCTGCAACCCCAGCACGACGATCAGTGCGGAAGCACCCATCGGCCCGACATCACCACGGCGCATGACGTCCAGCGCCCGCTCCCGATCCCATGAGACACCCAGCCCGTCGACGGTGTCGGCCAACCCGTCGGCGTGGATGGCCCGGGTCAGGGCCAGAACAAGCCCGACGGTGACGAACCCTGCCGCGGTGGGAGGAACCCCCGCGTGCGCGAGCAGCCCGCCGACAGCCGCAGAGAACAATGCCACCGGGACCATGACCACCGGACCGATGATCATCGCCCAGCCGGCGACCCGGCGGTTGACCGCGGTCGGCGGCGGAGTCGGCAGGATCGTCAAAGTTCCCGCAGCCAAGGCGAAGGCGTCACCAGGCAGGGCCCCTGGCCCCTGACCGGGGCGGGATTTCGAGGGGCTGGAGCCCTGCCCTGCGCTCATGACAACGGTGCCTCGGTGGTGGTGACGGGGTGATCGACATCGGTGAGCTCGCTGAGCAGTGCGAGATCTCTGATGCCGGCAACAGCTGTGCGCAGGATCGGTACGGCGCAGACGGCGCCGCTGCCTTCGCCGAGCCGCATGCCCAGGTCGACGATCGGCACGAGCCCGAGCTGCTGCAAGGCCAATCCACAGGCCGGTTCAGGGGAAAGATGACCGGCCCGCATCCATGCGCGAGTCCCCGGCTGGAGGGATTCGGCCATGACGGCTTCAGCAGCAGAGATGACCCCGTCGACGAGGACCGGGACGCCGCGGCGGGCAGCCCCCGTCATGAAGCCGGTAGCAGCGGCGAGATCGGCGGATCCGAGCGCAGCCAACCGGTGCAAGGGATCGTGACGGCGCTCGCCGACCCGGGCTATCCCGGTGTCGATGACCTCGGTCTTGCGGCGCATCCCCTCGTCGTCGATGCCGGTTCCCCGTCCGGTGACGGCGGCAACGGGCAGGTCGTAGGTGGCGGCGATGAGCGCGGTGGCTGCGGTGGTGTTCCCGATACCGACATCGCCGGCGATGAGGAGCTGTGCGCCGTCGGCGATCTCTTCTGCAGCGATGCGGTCGCCCAGCGCGAGTGCTTCTCTGGTCTCGTCGAGGGTGAGGGCGTCCCGCAGGTGGAAGGGTTCGCTGCCGCGTCGGAT
It contains:
- a CDS encoding phosphate acyltransferase, whose amino-acid sequence is MARRILVVPLTPGAGVTSACLGLVHALEGRHLSVGFAKPFGDIRGAVEDSSTSLFRLATSLRPPQPIDAADLENRLALGRVSGVMTNAVELIAELDDEHQILVLEGMVPSREQFYASRMNGELARSLDTEVVLVGTVDAGNVTRFAEFAATVAQIYRVHGQSRVVGVVANRVPEGVDHGELADALQSHDLMCAAIVDDYDEFGRPRVADLVRELELDALSGDLSRRVSSTVIAAQTIPGFLPYLTEGALVVAPGDRHDVLMAVALAESAGIRLAGLLMTVGVHPDPQVMSLIEPALSGELPLLATGDATFPVASRIVNMDHSIPADDEVRARRVMETVAQNYVPAFLDTLSQRRQTTRTTPAQLHAHLRAQMSRGHVHLAITDVTDHRMMRALYLLQRHEALRFTALVSQAVLDEQLALFGERRLPINVRVVDPAEESATATALHQELTAAGLHLDKDSPLLHALALVRDREVDGVVGGLNDTRSHFLDTIRTVIPLVAEAPVISAAQAVLLPDEVVFVADTLFTAHPDAATSAAIAIRTAETARMCGVPPYVAFIAPSSSSPTADQDRETIAAARAILAEQRPDLATCGPLSFHQASAEVASEQGRPSVFIFSDVASAAATAKALDQGTGTRVYPPLLQGLSTAANLLPKDADVDQIMDLIVATAVQAADLG
- a CDS encoding SDR family NAD(P)-dependent oxidoreductase; protein product: MTNRGVAVVTGASSGIGRATARRLAQDGFEVIAAARRLDRLQELAAEIGCRAIRCDVTDPEQVEALAREAGERVALLVNNAGGAIGLSPVAEADLGEYRTMFETNVLGTVAVTKALLPALVASGQGTIITITSIAGQTVYEGGGGYNAAKFAEVAVSDALRLELNGQPVRVCDIAPGMVESDEFSLVRFDGDAEKAAKVYEGVDRPLTQDDVAECIAWVAELPHHVNVDKLTVKPVAQAAAHKVHRGPIYR
- the cobT gene encoding nicotinate-nucleotide--dimethylbenzimidazole phosphoribosyltransferase: MNTTNTTADATLLTQAPDTGQAPYLPPPSPQTYENARRYSDAQAKPLGAFGRLEELAAWISACQGQLPPAQLNDVRVVVFAGDHGVAAHGVSAYPSEVTTAIATGVAQGAAGVNALAAAHGIQVRIVDISCLDDIDIPPAAHATPVAKIRRGSEPFHLRDALTLDETREALALGDRIAAEEIADGAQLLIAGDVGIGNTTAATALIAATYDLPVAAVTGRGTGIDDEGMRRKTEVIDTGIARVGERRHDPLHRLAALGSADLAAATGFMTGAARRGVPVLVDGVISAAEAVMAESLQPGTRAWMRAGHLSPEPACGLALQQLGLVPIVDLGMRLGEGSGAVCAVPILRTAVAGIRDLALLSELTDVDHPVTTTEAPLS
- a CDS encoding 1,4-dihydroxy-2-naphthoyl-CoA synthase, which encodes MTPAENSTSRPISPTFDPEAWAPVPGFEFTDITYHRCVLPGPVPGRTLGAVRIAFDRPEVMNAFRPHTVDELYRALDHARMTPDVGAVLLTGNGPGPQGTGAADKWAFCTGGDQRIRGRSGYQYASENATTAGDETASSVDEARVKAEGGRLHILEVQRLIRTMPKVVIALVNGWAAGGGHSLHVVCDLTLASREHARFKQTDADVGSFDAGYGSAYLARMVGQKFAREIFFLGRTYSAEDMQRMGAVNLVCEHAELETEALEVAREILGKSPQAQRMLKFAFNLVDDGLVGQQVFAGEATRLAYMTDEAVEGRDQFLEKRAPDWSPFPWYF
- a CDS encoding o-succinylbenzoate synthase; amino-acid sequence: MSDPCADRFVLAPPDLPDLLAGARVVRIPLRVRFRGVEEREALLLHGPAGWGEFAPFLEYADDEAARWLGAAVEAAWTGHPGPCRSTVAVNATIPAIAPAQVTSVLARYDGCRTAKVKVAEHGQTLADDLARVAEVRALMGPAARIRVDANGAWTVDQAVEAISRLARHGLEYVEQPCARVEELARLRRELAVSGIDVPIAADESIRKAGDPMAVRDLGAADLIVVKVAPLGGVRRALQVVEQAGLPAVVSSALDTSVGISAGLALAAALPQLEYACGLGTLELAAGDVAADPLVPVSGDLHVRRPECDEELLERWAAPPERVTWWRDRLTRCHQLLN
- a CDS encoding adenosylcobinamide-GDP ribazoletransferase → MSAGQGSSPSKSRPGQGPGALPGDAFALAAGTLTILPTPPPTAVNRRVAGWAMIIGPVVMVPVALFSAAVGGLLAHAGVPPTAAGFVTVGLVLALTRAIHADGLADTVDGLGVSWDRERALDVMRRGDVGPMGASALIVVLGLQAACLGAVLVRPWGWAVAAVLIAASRAALATGTRAGVPAARPEGLGEAVAGAVPWYRWFLCWAVTAAAILSVSAFAATGGSPLLPGTSIPIGALGAVLGAMLACELVLSFVVHRLGGITGDVLGALVEAAAVVLFLVVLL